The sequence CGCTTGCGGCCTGTTCGCGCTCTCGGCGGGTGGTTCGCCGGTCGTGTCGACCGTGCTGCTGCTGGTGGCCGGCGCCCTGCACGTAGGGGGCGAACTGCTGGTGTCAGCGGCCTCGTGGCACATCACCTTCGGCCTTGCCCCGACGGGCAAGCAAGGCCAGTACCAGGGTTTCGTCATGACCGGTTACGGAACCGCCATGATGCTCGCGCCGACCTTGCTGACCTTCCTCCTGATCGAGTGGGGCTCGCCAGGCTGGTTCGTGCTGGGCGGAGCGTTCCTGCTGGCAACCCTGCCCACCGGAGCAGTGGTGGCCTGGGCCGAACGGACCCGCCGCCCACCGCCCCTGCCGCGTCCGAGCCGCTCACAGGTCCACGCAACGGGCATGACGCACGATCGGAACGAGACCTAGGGATGGCCGTTCGATGACATCCGCTGACCGCATGCACGCTCACAGGTATCTGGGAGTCGACCCCGGCTTCCCCCATTCGGCGTGGCGTACCCCGTTCGACGCACTGCACTGGTTCGCCCGGCGTCAGGGCAACGCACCACTGATCACCGCCGTGGCACACAGCGGCACAGAGACCACACTGGACTACCGCACCGCCGAGGTCGCGAGCCGCGCGCTCGCGGGATGGCTGTGTGCCGAGTGGGGTACCGCCCGCCCAGCCGTGCTCGCACTCGCGCCGACGAACGACGTGCCATCGGTCCTGGCGGTACTGGGCGTGCTGCGCGCCGGGTTCGGCCTGCTCATGCTCGGTCCTTCCGATCCGCCGGAACGCCGCGCCCAGCAACTCAAGGCCGTCGGCGCGCTGGCTGTGCTCCAAGCACCCGGCACCGACGCACCGTACGCAGACGCCACCACCCTCCCGCACTGGGAAGACCTGGTGGAGCGGGTGCTACCGCTGCCACCTGTCGACCCGACCGCTGACGCGCTGTACTTCGCGACATCCGGCTCCACCGCGGCGTCCAAGATTGTCGCTCAGTCACACGTCAACGCGGTGGCCAATGCCGAGGCAGTGCGACGCCACCACGGTCTGGCCCCCGGTGACCGGGTATTGGGATGCCTGCCCATCCACCACGTCAACGGAGCCCACTTCACCGTCCTGGGCACCATGATGGCCGGAGCGCACACGATTCTCGCCGAGTCGTTCTCGCCGATGAACTATCCGAAGACGCTGCGGCACTACCGCCCGCGCATCGCGAGCGTGGTCCCGGGCGTACTCGAAGCGCTCGCCGAAACCTGGCGCGGCTCTGACGTACCGTCGGACTTCGACTACTTCGTCTCCGCAGCGGCCCCTCTGACCACACGCGCCGCCCGCTCGGTCGCCAACAGGCTCGGTGCCCGAGTGCTCCAGGCCTACGGTCTTTCCGAAACCACGAACTTCTCCACCACGATGCCGACGGACCTGTCCGAGGAAACCTACCGGCGGCTCATGCTGGATCCGGACATCCCCTCGATCGGTGTGGCCGTCTACGGGAACGAAGTGGCGGTACTTGATGAGGACTGCCGCCCGGTGCGCCCTGGACAGTTGGGTGAGGTGTGCATGCGGGGCTTCAACGTGATGTCCGGCTATGCCGGCAACGCCGAGGCCACTGCGGAGGCCTTCCGCAACGGGTGGTTCCACTCCCAAGACCTGGGCTACCGGGTGGAGGAGGAAGGGCGCGACTACTTCGTCCTCACGGGCAGGCTGAAGAACATCGCCAAGGTGTGCGGGGAAACCGTGTCGCTGGAAGAGATGGACCGAGTCCTTCGCGCCCTTCCGGAAGTCCGTGACGCGGCCTGCGTCACGGTCCCGGACAGGTTCTCGGGAGAGAGCATCATCGCGGCCGTGGTACTCGATACCGCCACGGACGTAGCGGGTGCTCGGGCTGCATTGCAGGCGAGGTTCCCCCCTGCGGTACTGCCTTCACGCGTAGTGCCGGTACCGGAAATACCGCGCACCGCCACCGGAAAGGTGCTGCGCCCCCGGCTGGCTGCGTCACTGTCCGGAAGCGGTTGATCAGCGTGTCGCCTCGTCAAGTGGAGCGGCCACCGCTCCGTTCCCTGACGTCGTAGGACCGGCGGGCTTGTTCGACGGTGTCCAGGTTGGGTGACCACTCGGCGAGGGCTGCGAACAACGGCCCCAGGCTGCGCCCGAGTTCGCTGATCTCGTATTCCACCCGCGGTGGGACCTCGGGGTAATAGGTGCGCAGGACGAGTCCATCGCGCTCCAGCTGCCGCAGTCGCTGGGTCAGCACTTTGGGCGTGATGGTGGCGATCCGGCGTTCCAGCTCAACGAATCGCTGCCGTCCGTACTGGTTGAGCGCCCACAGGATCGGCGTGGTCCAGCGGCTGAAGACGATATCGACCACGGGAGCGATCGGGCAGGCATTGCTCGGCGAGATGTCCATCCGGCTCTCTTCGGCTGTGCTCTCGGTCACACCGACCCCTTTCCCCCATTACTTTCCTCTAGGTACCTACTGGCTTCGCGATAGTAGCTTCGCCGTGCACCAGAAACTCGGAATGGAGAGAACATGATCGTGGTGACCGGCGCAACGGGTAATGTCGGGCGGCCGCTGATGGCGGCGCTCGTCGCAGCGGGTGAGCAGGTGACAGCAGTCTCCCGGCGGATCCCGACGACACAACTGCCGACGGGGGTACGACATCACCAGGCCGACCTGACCGAACCGAAGAACCTCAAGCCCGTCCTCGACGGAGCCAAGACGCTGTTCCTGCTGACATCCGGCGACTTCATGGCAGCCGGCGGCAACCTCAGCGACGTCATCGATGTCATCCGCGCCGGTGGCGTCCAACGCATCGTCCTGCTGTCCTCGCAGGGTGTCAGCACCGGA is a genomic window of Streptomyces gilvosporeus containing:
- a CDS encoding class I adenylate-forming enzyme family protein; the protein is MHAHRYLGVDPGFPHSAWRTPFDALHWFARRQGNAPLITAVAHSGTETTLDYRTAEVASRALAGWLCAEWGTARPAVLALAPTNDVPSVLAVLGVLRAGFGLLMLGPSDPPERRAQQLKAVGALAVLQAPGTDAPYADATTLPHWEDLVERVLPLPPVDPTADALYFATSGSTAASKIVAQSHVNAVANAEAVRRHHGLAPGDRVLGCLPIHHVNGAHFTVLGTMMAGAHTILAESFSPMNYPKTLRHYRPRIASVVPGVLEALAETWRGSDVPSDFDYFVSAAAPLTTRAARSVANRLGARVLQAYGLSETTNFSTTMPTDLSEETYRRLMLDPDIPSIGVAVYGNEVAVLDEDCRPVRPGQLGEVCMRGFNVMSGYAGNAEATAEAFRNGWFHSQDLGYRVEEEGRDYFVLTGRLKNIAKVCGETVSLEEMDRVLRALPEVRDAACVTVPDRFSGESIIAAVVLDTATDVAGARAALQARFPPAVLPSRVVPVPEIPRTATGKVLRPRLAASLSGSG
- a CDS encoding winged helix-turn-helix transcriptional regulator, whose protein sequence is MDISPSNACPIAPVVDIVFSRWTTPILWALNQYGRQRFVELERRIATITPKVLTQRLRQLERDGLVLRTYYPEVPPRVEYEISELGRSLGPLFAALAEWSPNLDTVEQARRSYDVRERSGGRST